One Ilumatobacter fluminis genomic window, ACGCGTCCGACGACGATGGCCACGACCGCCGAAACGGCGATGGTCCAGCCCTGACGAGTGGGCATCTGCCCCGCCGTCAGCCCGCCGCCGGGACGGCGACGTCGGCCAGGAGCTCGTCGATCGCCTCTTCGGCCGAGGTGCGTGCATTGCTCCCCGAGCGCAGGAGGATGCGGTGGGCGAGCACGGAACGGGCGACAGCCTTGACGTCGTCGGGGGTGCCGTAGTCGCGCCCTCGCGCCGCAGCGTGGCCGCGAACGGCGGCCGCCAGCTGCAGCGTCGCACGGGGCGACAACCCCAACTCGATCGACGAGTGGCGCCGGCTCGCCTCGGCGAGATCGATCAGATACGACTTGAGCGCCGGCGCGAGGTACACCTGCTTGACGGCGTCGATCATCTGCATCACCTCGTCGGACGACACGACCGGTTCCATCTTGTGGAGCGCGTCGATCGAGCCCTGTCCGTCGAGGATCGCCATCTCGGCCGTGCGACCGGGGTAGCCGAGCGAGATGCGGAGGAGGAAGCGGTCGAGCTGGCTCTCGGGCAGCCGGTAGGTGCCTTCCTGCT contains:
- a CDS encoding AAA family ATPase, with the protein product MSDSTVPAPTFADLFEAIVDNISTVVHGKREAIEFALIALLGEGHLLIEDVPGVGKTSLAKALASSIDCTWKRVQFTPDLLPADLVGVSVYERSTEQFRFTPGPIFANIVLADEINRASPKTQSALLEAMEERQVSADGTTHRLDPPFMVIATQNPVEQEGTYRLPESQLDRFLLRISLGYPGRTAEMAILDGQGSIDALHKMEPVVSSDEVMQMIDAVKQVYLAPALKSYLIDLAEASRRHSSIELGLSPRATLQLAAAVRGHAAARGRDYGTPDDVKAVARSVLAHRILLRSGSNARTSAEEAIDELLADVAVPAAG